One Megalopta genalis isolate 19385.01 chromosome 5, iyMegGena1_principal, whole genome shotgun sequence DNA window includes the following coding sequences:
- the LOC117223241 gene encoding aromatic-L-amino-acid decarboxylase produces the protein MDTKDFIDFGKAVIDFVANYTETIRDRNVLPDVEPGYLSELLPEEAPEKAETWQEVLDDVQKYIMPGVTHWNSPHFHAFYPTANSYPALVGDIVCSGISCIGFSWLASPACTELEVITMNWLGKLIGLPKEFLNCDEGPGGGIIQGSASEVTFLCLLAAKEQTTRRIKQLHPEWDESFIKSKLVAYTSDQSNSSVEKAGILASVPMKLLPTDEKCSLRGETLLKVIEDDLEKGLIPCYAVATLGTTGTCAFDNLEELGPICNEHNVWFHVDAAYAGAAFVCPEYRHLMSGVEYADSFNMNPHKWLLVNFDCSALWVRDSRRLIESFSVDRIYLAHDKQGLAPDYRNWQIPLGRRFRSLKLWFVLRLYGVEGLQEHIRRTLRLAQMFEQYVKSDNRFELVIERSMGLICFRLKGDDKLTKELLSHLTVEKKIYVVPATFREKLIVRFVVCSRLSREEDIAFAWNEITKQATEILRSPEEPLISSAKSATEIATRIERMNLETKSPKIS, from the exons ATGGACACGAAGGATTTCATTGACTTCGGAAAGGCTGTTATCGATTTTGTGGCAAACTATACCGAGACCATAAGAGATAGAAATGTTCTTCCGGATGTCGAGCCGGGTTATCTCAGTGAATTGTTACCGGAGGAGGCACCTGAAAAAGCAGAAACTTGGCAAGAAGTGTTGGATGATGTACAGAAGTACATTATGCCGGGG GTGACTCATTGGAACTCGCCTCATTTCCATGCGTTTTACCCAACGGCAAACTCTTATCCCGCTCTTGTCGGAGACATCGTGTGCAGTGGAATCAGTTGCATCGGATTTTCATGGCTCGCCTCGCCTGCATGCACCGAGCTTGAAGTCATTACGATGAACTGGCTCGGAAAATTAATTGGATTACCAAAGGAGTTCCTGAATTGCGACGAAGGTCCCGGTGGAGGCATTATACAG ggATCAGCAAGCGAAGTTACCTTCTTATGTTTATTAGCAGCAAAGGAACAAACAACACGTCGCATAAAACAGCTTCATCCTGAGTGGGACGAAAGCTTCATCAAATCGAAATTAGTTGCATACACGTCTG ATCAGTCGAATTCATCGGTTGAAAAGGCAGGGATATTGGCGTCGGTGCCGATGAAACTTTTGCCAACCGACGAAAAATGCTCTCTTCGAGGTGAAACATTACTGAAAGTAATCGAAGACGACTTGGAGAAAGGTCTGATACCATGCTATGCGGTGGCCACTTTGGGTACCACTGGCACCTGTGCTTTCGATAACCTTGAGGAATTGGGTCCCATATGCAACGAACACAACGTATGGTTCCACGTAGACGCCGCTTATGCAG GTGCCGCATTCGTATGTCCCGAGTATCGACATTTAATGTCCGGCGTCGAGTATGCCGATTCTTTCAATATGAATCCACATAAATGGCTCCTTGTAAATTTCGATTGTTCAGCGCTTTG GGTGAGGGACTCTAGACGACTGATCGAATCATTTAGCGTAGATAGAATTTATTTAGCTCACGACAAACAAGGATTAGCTCCAGATTATAGG AATTGGCAGATTCCTTTGGGACGGCGTTTCCGTTCCTTGAAACTGTGGTTCGTCTTGCGACTTTATGGTGTTGAAGGACTGCAGGAGCACATAAGGCGGACATTACGATTGGCACAAATGTTTGAGCAGTATGTCAAGTCCGATAATCGATTTGAATTGGTGATCGAGAGATCCATGGGTTTGATTTGTTTCAGACTGAAG GGCGATGACAAATTGACCAAGGAGTTATTAAGCCATTTGACAGTCGAGAAGAAAATTTATGTGGTACCAGCGACGTTTCGCGAGAagttaatcgttcgtttcgtagtGTGCAGCAGATTGAGCCGAGAAGAGGACATTGCGTTTGCGTGGAACGAGATTACGAAACAGGCAACGGAAATTTTAAGATCGCCAGAGGAGCCATTAATATCTTCCGCGAAATCTGCCACTGAAATTGCGACGAGGATAGAACGTATGAATTTGGAAACGAAATCGCCAAAAATATCGTAA